One Rosa chinensis cultivar Old Blush chromosome 3, RchiOBHm-V2, whole genome shotgun sequence DNA window includes the following coding sequences:
- the LOC121052303 gene encoding receptor like protein 22-like, protein MYSGGELKLENPNLGTLIQNLTELTELNLDSVKISGQGSDWCEAISSSLPNLRVLSLSGCALSGPICESLAKLQSLYEIDLGNNSFYAPVPRSFANFSNLTSLCLHDFDLLGTFPKEIFQIPSLKTIGVSGNFALHVSFPEFPKNGSLRSLIVGSTSFSVDLPNSIGNLKMLSSIDISNCSFTGSFRKSIENLTQLADLDMSGNRFNSPISSIHWETLVNLEILNLRNSQLYGTIPSSVVSLPKMKTLILSNNRFSGQVPEFSNTSSPLLGTLGLENNNLEGQIPTSIFNLQGLIFLNLSSNNFSGFSFNGPQVPRDLWSLDLSHNSLLFNYSGTNSSSLQMRILSLASNKLRAFPDFLRNQSTFYDLDLSNNQIQGEIHNWIYSLKSLDSLDLSTNSLVTLEAPLPNSTSALSSLDLHSNKLQGIHSSYSFLQLDHLGLASNKLTTFPDFLRNQSTLYDLDLSNNQIQGEIPNWILSLKSLDSLDLSGNSLVTLEAPLLFWTFIPTNFKVSIPHIPSFSLITWD, encoded by the coding sequence ATGTACTCGGGTGGGGAGTTAAAACTTGAGAACCCAAATTTAGGCACTTTAATCCAGAACCTTACAGAGCTTACAGAGTTAAATCTTGATTCTGTAAAGATATCAGGACAGGGGAGTGACTGGTGCGAAGCCATATCATCTTCACTGCCAAATCTGAGGGTGTTGAGCTTGTCTGGTTGTGCTCTTTCAGGCCCTATTTGTGAGTCCCTTGCAAAGCTTCAATCTCTGTATGAGATTGACTTGGGAAATAACTCGTTCTATGCTCCGGTTCCAAGATCCTTTGCCAATTTTTCAAACTTGACTTCCTTGTGCCTTCATGATTTTGATTTGCTCGGAACATTTCCTAAAGAGATCTTTCAGATACCTTCCCTAAAAACCATTGGCGTTTCTGGTAATTTTGCTCTTCATGTTTCCTTTCCAGAATTTCCAAAAAATGGGTCTCTTCGATCCTTAATTGTAGGCAGCACAAGTTTTTCAGTTGACCTACCTAACTCTATTGGAAATCTTAAGATGTTGTCAAGCATAGATATTTCAAATTGCAGTTTCACTGGATCATTTCGCAAGTCGATTGAAAACCTCACACAATTGGCTGACCTAGACATGTCAGGGAATAGGTTTAATAGTCCCATTAGTTCTATTCACTGGGAAACCCTTGTTAATCTGGAAATCCTCAATTTGAGAAACAGTCAACTCTATGGGACTATTCCCTCATCTGTTGTTTCTCTTCCCAAAATGAAAACATTAATACTATCCAACAATCGGTTCTCGGGTCAAGTCCCTGAATTTTCCAATACCTCTTCGCCCTTACTTGGCACCCTTGGTTTGGAAAACAACAATTTGGAAGGACAAATACCAACATCTATCTTCAATCTTCAAGGGCTTATATTTCTCAATCTTTCTTCAAACAACTTCAGTGGCTTCTCTTTTAATGGTCCTCAGGTGCCTAGAGATCTTTGGTCACTTGATCTTTCCCACAATAGCTTGTTGTTTAATTACAGTGGTACCAATTCCTCATCCCTTCAGATGAGGATCTTGTCATTGGCTTCTAACAAGTTGAGAGCATTCCCAGATTTCTTAAGAAATCAGTCCACATTTTATGACTTGGATCTTTCAAACAACCAGATTCAAGGCGAGATACATAACTGGATTTATAGTCTCAAATCTCTTGATTCCCTTGATCTTTCTACCAACTCCTTGGTGACTCTAGAAGCTCCTCTTCCTAATTCCACTTCTGCTTTATCTTCTCTGGACCTTCATTCCAACAAACTTCAAGGTATCCATTCCTCATATTCCTTCCTTCAGCTTGATCACTTGGGATTAGCTTCTAATAAGTTGACAACATTCCCAGATTTCTTGAGAAATCAGTCCACATTATATGACTTGGATCTTTCAAACAACCAGATTCAAGGCGAGATACCTAACTGGATTTTGAGTCTCAAATCTCTTGATTCCCTTGATCTTTCTGGTAACTCCTTGGTGACTCTAGAAGCTCCTCTTCTTTTCTGGACCTTCATTCCAACAAACTTCAAGGTATCCATTCCTCATATTCCTTCCTTCAGCTTGATCACTTGGGATTAG